The Theropithecus gelada isolate Dixy chromosome 11, Tgel_1.0, whole genome shotgun sequence genome includes a region encoding these proteins:
- the PRR13 gene encoding proline-rich protein 13 isoform X1, which yields MGWRTHLNMWNPNAGQPGPNPYTPNIGCPGGSNPAHPPPINPLFPSGPCPPPPGAPQGNPAFPPGGPPHPVPQPGYPGCQPLGPYPPPYPPPAPGISPVNPLAPGMVGPAVIVDKKMQKKMKKAHKKMNKHHKHHKRGKHSSSSSSSSSSSDSD from the exons Atgg GCTGGAGGACACACCTAAACATGTGGAATCCCAATGCCG GGCAGCCAGGGCCAAATCCATATACCCCCAACATCGGGTGCCCTGGAGGTTCCAATCCTGCCCACCCACCACCTATTAACCCACTCTTTCCCTCAGGCCCCTgtcctcctcccccaggagctcCCCAGGGCAATCCAGCTTTCCCCCCAGGTGGGCCCCCTCATCCTGTGCCACAGCCAGGGTATCCAGGATGCCAACCCTTGGGTCCCTACCCTCCTCCATACCCACCGCCTGCCCCTGGAATCTCTCCTGTGAATCCCTTGGCTCCTGGCATGGTCGGACCAGCAGTGATAGTGGACAAGAagatgcagaagaaaatgaagaaagctcATAAAAAGATGAACAAGCACCACAAGCACCACAAGCGTGGCAAG cattcctcctcctcttcctcctcctcttccagcaGTGATTCTGACTGA
- the PRR13 gene encoding proline-rich protein 13 isoform X3: protein MWNPNAGGPPHPVPQPGYPGCQPLGPYPPPYPPPAPGISPVNPLAPGMVGPAVIVDKKMQKKMKKAHKKMNKHHKHHKRGKHSSSSSSSSSSSDSD, encoded by the exons ATGTGGAATCCCAATGCCG GTGGGCCCCCTCATCCTGTGCCACAGCCAGGGTATCCAGGATGCCAACCCTTGGGTCCCTACCCTCCTCCATACCCACCGCCTGCCCCTGGAATCTCTCCTGTGAATCCCTTGGCTCCTGGCATGGTCGGACCAGCAGTGATAGTGGACAAGAagatgcagaagaaaatgaagaaagctcATAAAAAGATGAACAAGCACCACAAGCACCACAAGCGTGGCAAG cattcctcctcctcttcctcctcctcttccagcaGTGATTCTGACTGA
- the PRR13 gene encoding proline-rich protein 13 isoform X2 — translation MWNPNAGQPGPNPYTPNIGCPGGSNPAHPPPINPLFPSGPCPPPPGAPQGNPAFPPGGPPHPVPQPGYPGCQPLGPYPPPYPPPAPGISPVNPLAPGMVGPAVIVDKKMQKKMKKAHKKMNKHHKHHKRGKHSSSSSSSSSSSDSD, via the exons ATGTGGAATCCCAATGCCG GGCAGCCAGGGCCAAATCCATATACCCCCAACATCGGGTGCCCTGGAGGTTCCAATCCTGCCCACCCACCACCTATTAACCCACTCTTTCCCTCAGGCCCCTgtcctcctcccccaggagctcCCCAGGGCAATCCAGCTTTCCCCCCAGGTGGGCCCCCTCATCCTGTGCCACAGCCAGGGTATCCAGGATGCCAACCCTTGGGTCCCTACCCTCCTCCATACCCACCGCCTGCCCCTGGAATCTCTCCTGTGAATCCCTTGGCTCCTGGCATGGTCGGACCAGCAGTGATAGTGGACAAGAagatgcagaagaaaatgaagaaagctcATAAAAAGATGAACAAGCACCACAAGCACCACAAGCGTGGCAAG cattcctcctcctcttcctcctcctcttccagcaGTGATTCTGACTGA